From Streptomyces sp. NBC_00683, one genomic window encodes:
- a CDS encoding DsbA family oxidoreductase — translation MRVEIWSDIACPWCYIGKARFEKGLAEFAHRDEVEVVHRSFELDPGRAKGDTEKVIDMLAQKYGRTPEEARGMEANVAANAQSEGLGYRSEGRDHGSTFDIHRLLHLAKARGRQDELLSLAYRANFAEERSVFDDAVLADLAVEAGLDREESLAVLADPEAYADEVRADEREAAELGANAVPFFVFDRRYGISGGQPSEVFVQALERAWKDRPVSALTTLGGDAEACDADGACEVPQGASDGHA, via the coding sequence ATGCGCGTCGAGATCTGGAGCGACATCGCCTGCCCCTGGTGCTACATCGGGAAGGCGCGCTTCGAGAAGGGCCTGGCCGAGTTCGCCCACCGTGACGAGGTCGAGGTGGTGCACCGCTCCTTCGAGCTCGACCCCGGGCGTGCCAAGGGCGACACCGAGAAGGTGATCGACATGCTGGCGCAGAAGTACGGGCGCACCCCCGAGGAGGCCCGCGGCATGGAGGCGAATGTCGCGGCGAACGCGCAGTCCGAAGGGCTCGGCTACCGCTCCGAGGGGCGTGACCACGGCAGCACCTTCGACATCCACCGGCTGCTGCACCTGGCCAAGGCGCGCGGTCGCCAGGACGAGCTGCTGAGCCTCGCCTACCGGGCGAACTTCGCCGAGGAGCGCTCGGTCTTCGACGACGCGGTGCTGGCCGACCTCGCCGTGGAGGCGGGGCTCGACCGGGAGGAGTCGCTGGCGGTGCTCGCCGACCCCGAGGCGTACGCCGACGAGGTGCGGGCCGACGAGCGTGAGGCGGCCGAGCTGGGCGCCAACGCGGTGCCGTTCTTCGTGTTCGACCGGCGCTACGGAATCTCCGGCGGCCAGCCCTCGGAGGTCTTCGTCCAGGCGCTGGAGCGGGCGTGGAAGGACCGTCCGGTCAGCGCGCTCACCACCCTCGGCGGCGACGCCGAGGCCTGCGACGCGGACGGGGCCTGCGAGGTCCCCCAGGGCGCCTCCGACGGGCACGCATAA
- a CDS encoding aminotransferase class V-fold PLP-dependent enzyme — protein METSTIHQVTAAEFAPETTYLNTSSCGLLPRRTVEAVKELADDNATGRRAGAGSFESVDAARAGFARLAGVAPDRVATGSSVAAHVGLVAASLAPGSEVLAPEGEFSSVVSPFAVRGDLKMRYVPLGELAESVRPETALVAFSAVQSADGRVADLDAVRAAADAHGARTLLDASQSAGWLPLDAGAYDYTVTGGFKFLLCPRGASFLTVTEEAQETIPVLYAGWVSAEDRWNSTYGPVGQLAVTARRFDEPAAFLAYHGAERSLELLAEVGVDALYAHATGLAALFRDGLAGIGHEAVPGESAIVAVPGLGSRLAELTRAGVMVSDRAGNLRVAFHLYNTEADVDRALDVLSG, from the coding sequence ATGGAGACGTCTACGATTCACCAGGTCACAGCCGCCGAGTTCGCACCGGAGACCACCTACCTCAACACGTCCAGCTGCGGTCTGCTGCCCCGCCGGACCGTCGAGGCGGTCAAGGAACTGGCCGACGACAACGCCACGGGCCGCCGGGCCGGTGCCGGCAGCTTCGAGTCGGTGGACGCCGCCCGGGCCGGCTTCGCCCGGCTCGCCGGTGTCGCTCCCGACCGGGTCGCCACCGGCAGCTCCGTCGCCGCCCATGTGGGGCTGGTCGCGGCCTCGCTGGCGCCGGGCTCCGAGGTCCTCGCCCCGGAGGGCGAGTTCAGCTCGGTCGTCAGCCCGTTCGCCGTCCGCGGTGACCTGAAGATGCGGTACGTCCCGCTGGGGGAGCTGGCCGAGTCCGTACGGCCGGAGACCGCGCTCGTCGCCTTCTCCGCCGTCCAGTCCGCCGACGGCAGGGTCGCCGACCTGGACGCCGTCCGGGCGGCGGCCGATGCGCACGGCGCGCGGACCCTGCTCGACGCCAGCCAGTCCGCGGGCTGGCTGCCGCTGGACGCCGGGGCGTACGACTACACGGTCACGGGAGGCTTCAAGTTCCTGCTGTGCCCCCGGGGCGCGTCGTTCCTGACCGTGACCGAGGAGGCGCAGGAAACGATCCCCGTGCTGTACGCGGGCTGGGTCTCGGCCGAGGACCGCTGGAACAGCACGTACGGGCCGGTCGGGCAACTGGCCGTCACCGCACGGCGCTTCGACGAACCGGCCGCCTTCCTCGCGTACCACGGCGCGGAGCGCTCCCTGGAGCTGCTGGCGGAGGTCGGAGTCGACGCGCTGTACGCCCATGCCACCGGGCTCGCAGCCCTCTTCCGCGACGGACTGGCCGGGATCGGGCACGAGGCGGTACCGGGGGAGTCGGCCATCGTCGCCGTGCCGGGACTCGGCAGCCGTCTGGCCGAGCTGACGCGGGCGGGGGTCATGGTCTCGGACCGGGCGGGGAATCTACGAGTGGCGTTCCACCTGTACAACACCGAGGCCGACGTGGACCGTGCGCTGGACGTGCTCTCGGGCTGA
- a CDS encoding class I SAM-dependent methyltransferase produces MAGHQDETRAAYDGVVELYASMFANRLDTQPFSRNMIGTFAELVRGTGNPRAADIGCGPGHLTAMLHELGLDAFGLDLSPGMVDHARRAHPALRFDEAPMEALPVEDGALGGVLAHYSVIHTPPGELPALLAEQVRVLAPGGLFLVSFFATDGPAPVRFDHKVTPAYSWPVDRFAELLAGAGLVTFARLIHDPASERGFLDAHLLARRP; encoded by the coding sequence ATGGCGGGACACCAGGACGAGACCAGGGCGGCCTACGACGGGGTCGTCGAGCTCTATGCGTCGATGTTCGCCAATCGACTGGACACGCAGCCGTTCTCACGGAACATGATCGGCACGTTCGCCGAGCTGGTTCGCGGGACGGGGAACCCGCGGGCAGCCGACATCGGGTGCGGGCCTGGACATCTGACGGCCATGTTGCACGAACTGGGGCTGGACGCCTTCGGGCTCGACCTCTCCCCGGGCATGGTCGACCACGCCCGGCGGGCCCATCCGGCGCTGCGGTTCGATGAGGCGCCGATGGAGGCCCTGCCGGTCGAGGACGGCGCGCTCGGCGGCGTGCTGGCCCACTACTCGGTGATCCATACTCCGCCTGGGGAATTGCCCGCGCTGCTCGCCGAGCAGGTACGTGTTCTGGCACCAGGGGGCCTGTTCCTGGTCTCGTTCTTCGCGACCGACGGACCGGCGCCGGTCCGCTTCGACCACAAGGTGACGCCCGCCTACAGCTGGCCGGTGGACCGGTTCGCAGAGTTGCTGGCCGGGGCCGGGCTCGTCACGTTCGCCCGGCTGATCCACGACCCGGCCTCCGAGCGAGGCTTCCTCGACGCCCACTTGCTGGCCCGCCGTCCCTAA
- a CDS encoding LacI family DNA-binding transcriptional regulator, whose product MSRTEQNGAGRRRPPTIHDVAREAGVSRGTVSRVLNGGHNVSPAALDAVNSAIHKTGYTVNRHARSLITGRSDSVAFLLTEPQERFFEDPNFNVLLRGCTTALAAHDIPLLLMIAGTEAERRRNMRYIAGHVDGVLLVSSHSGDPVAAQLHEAGVPLVACGKPLGQGSKVSYVAAADRDGARDMVRFLYESGRRRIATVTGPLDTPGGVERLAGYRETLAECGLSFDEALVVPGDYSRAGGQAAASLLLERAPDIDAVFVASDLMAQGVLTAMEQAGRRVPQDIAVGGFDDSPAALAARPALTTVRQPWDRISSEMVRVLLAQIGGEDPAAVILPTELVRRESA is encoded by the coding sequence ATGAGCCGCACAGAACAGAACGGCGCGGGACGGCGCCGGCCGCCGACGATCCACGATGTCGCGCGGGAGGCCGGAGTATCCCGGGGCACGGTCTCCCGCGTGCTCAACGGCGGCCACAACGTCAGCCCCGCCGCCCTCGACGCGGTCAACTCCGCCATACACAAGACCGGGTACACCGTGAACCGGCATGCCCGGTCGCTGATCACCGGTCGTTCCGACTCCGTGGCGTTCCTGCTGACCGAGCCGCAGGAGCGGTTCTTCGAGGACCCGAACTTCAACGTCCTGCTGCGCGGCTGCACCACAGCGCTCGCCGCGCACGACATCCCGCTGCTGCTGATGATCGCGGGAACGGAGGCGGAGCGCCGCCGGAACATGCGGTACATCGCCGGTCACGTGGACGGGGTGCTGCTGGTTTCCAGCCACTCCGGCGACCCGGTCGCCGCCCAGCTGCACGAGGCGGGCGTGCCGCTGGTCGCCTGCGGGAAGCCGCTCGGGCAGGGCTCGAAGGTCAGCTACGTGGCGGCGGCCGACCGGGACGGCGCACGGGACATGGTGCGGTTCCTGTACGAGTCCGGGCGCCGCCGGATCGCCACCGTCACCGGCCCGCTGGACACCCCCGGCGGCGTGGAGCGGCTGGCGGGTTACCGCGAGACGCTCGCCGAATGCGGGCTGTCCTTCGACGAGGCGCTGGTCGTGCCGGGCGACTACAGCCGTGCGGGCGGTCAGGCCGCGGCATCGCTCCTGCTGGAGCGCGCACCGGACATCGACGCGGTGTTCGTGGCGTCCGACCTGATGGCGCAGGGGGTGCTGACCGCCATGGAGCAGGCGGGCCGACGCGTCCCGCAGGACATCGCGGTCGGCGGTTTCGACGACTCGCCCGCGGCGCTCGCGGCCCGTCCCGCACTGACGACGGTCCGCCAGCCCTGGGACCGGATCAGCTCCGAGATGGTTCGGGTGCTGCTGGCGCAGATCGGCGGGGAGGATCCGGCCGCGGTCATCCTGCCCACCGAACTGGTCCGCCGGGAGTCGGCGTGA
- the cpt gene encoding chloramphenicol phosphotransferase CPT, whose product MATQVIVLNGGSSSGKSGIVRCLQAVLRDPWLAAAVDSLIEAMPASMQTSDAGIEFAADGAVNVGSQFRELEAAWMEGVAAMARAGARVIVDDVFLGGAASQERWRKALGGLDVLWVGVRCEGEVAAAREVARGDRAQGMAALQAETVHRGVVYDLEVDTTHTESLDCARVVAARVG is encoded by the coding sequence ATGGCAACTCAGGTGATTGTGCTCAACGGCGGGTCCAGCTCGGGCAAGTCCGGGATCGTCCGGTGTCTGCAGGCGGTACTGCGGGATCCGTGGCTCGCCGCCGCGGTCGACTCGCTGATCGAGGCGATGCCCGCATCCATGCAGACGTCGGACGCGGGAATCGAATTCGCCGCGGACGGCGCGGTGAATGTCGGCTCGCAGTTCCGGGAGCTGGAAGCGGCGTGGATGGAGGGGGTCGCCGCGATGGCCCGCGCGGGCGCCCGGGTCATCGTCGACGACGTCTTCCTCGGCGGAGCGGCGTCCCAGGAGCGGTGGCGGAAGGCCCTGGGCGGACTGGACGTGCTGTGGGTCGGCGTCAGGTGCGAGGGTGAGGTCGCCGCGGCCCGCGAGGTCGCCCGCGGGGACCGGGCCCAGGGGATGGCCGCCCTGCAGGCGGAGACGGTCCACCGGGGCGTGGTCTACGACCTCGAGGTGGACACCACGCACACGGAGTCCCTGGACTGTGCGCGGGTTGTCGCCGCGCGGGTCGGGTGA
- a CDS encoding alkene reductase, with amino-acid sequence MTTVFDPIDLSGTQLANRIALAPMTRSRAGDGGTATDLVVEYYTQRASAGLIITEGIQPSVVGQGYPSTPGLHSAEQVASWRRVTDSVHEAGGRIFAQIMHAGRIGHPVLLPDGLTPVAPSPVAAPGQVYTQVGPKDFVEPRELTDAEIRATIGDFVTAARNAVDAGFDGVELHGANGYLIHQFLAPNTNLRTDEWGGSEQARIRFAVEVAKAVVAEIGAERTGLRISPGNPYNGIEEPAPDAVYTALVAELEPLGLAYLHILEQVEIRELTLALRKQFSGTVVLNVLTDGPTGPEHHTVIDDGIADLISYGVLFLANPDLPARLKAGGPFNTPDPSTFFGGEAKGYTDYPALQDR; translated from the coding sequence ATGACCACCGTGTTCGACCCCATCGACCTCTCCGGTACGCAGCTCGCCAACCGCATCGCGCTCGCGCCGATGACCCGCAGCCGGGCCGGTGACGGCGGTACGGCCACCGATCTCGTCGTCGAGTACTACACCCAGCGGGCCTCGGCCGGACTGATCATCACCGAGGGCATCCAGCCGTCGGTGGTGGGCCAGGGCTACCCCAGCACCCCCGGACTACACAGTGCCGAGCAGGTCGCCTCGTGGCGCAGGGTCACCGACTCCGTCCACGAGGCCGGCGGGCGCATCTTCGCCCAGATCATGCACGCGGGCCGGATCGGCCACCCCGTACTGCTGCCGGACGGACTCACCCCGGTCGCCCCCTCCCCGGTCGCGGCGCCCGGCCAGGTCTACACCCAGGTGGGCCCGAAGGACTTCGTCGAGCCGCGTGAGCTGACCGACGCCGAGATCCGGGCGACCATCGGGGACTTCGTCACGGCCGCCCGCAACGCCGTCGACGCAGGGTTCGACGGGGTCGAGCTGCACGGCGCCAACGGCTACCTGATCCACCAGTTCCTCGCACCGAACACCAACCTGCGCACCGACGAGTGGGGCGGTTCCGAGCAGGCCCGCATCCGGTTCGCCGTCGAGGTCGCCAAGGCCGTCGTCGCAGAGATCGGCGCGGAGCGCACCGGGCTGCGCATCTCGCCCGGAAACCCGTACAACGGCATCGAGGAGCCCGCCCCCGACGCCGTCTACACCGCGCTCGTCGCGGAGCTCGAACCGCTCGGGCTCGCCTACCTGCACATCCTGGAGCAGGTCGAGATCCGTGAGCTGACGCTCGCGCTGCGCAAGCAGTTCTCCGGAACCGTGGTCCTCAACGTGCTCACCGACGGGCCGACCGGACCGGAGCACCACACGGTGATCGACGACGGGATCGCGGACCTCATCTCCTACGGCGTGCTGTTCCTCGCCAACCCGGACCTGCCGGCCCGGCTGAAGGCCGGCGGGCCGTTCAACACTCCGGACCCGTCGACATTCTTCGGCGGCGAGGCCAAGGGCTACACCGACTACCCGGCGCTGCAGGACCGGTAA
- a CDS encoding MarR family winged helix-turn-helix transcriptional regulator, with protein MKADSTAPADPVCAEALPSAARGGPVSHAVSRIARLHRIAAGRLLKGLGLYPGQELLMMHLWDGGAVRQSELIKAVDLDPSTVTKMLQRLDQAGHVRRRPDPDDRRAVLVEATVDSCGLHASVRDAWSSLEEHTLAGLDPAERTELARLLAKVEANLCQETEGCPGPE; from the coding sequence ATGAAGGCCGACAGCACGGCCCCCGCAGATCCCGTCTGTGCCGAGGCGCTGCCCAGCGCCGCCCGCGGCGGGCCCGTCAGCCATGCCGTTTCGCGCATCGCCAGGCTGCACCGGATCGCGGCGGGCAGGCTGCTCAAGGGGCTCGGCCTCTATCCCGGCCAGGAACTCCTGATGATGCATCTGTGGGACGGCGGGGCTGTCCGCCAGTCGGAGCTCATCAAGGCCGTGGACCTCGACCCGTCCACCGTCACCAAGATGCTCCAGCGGCTCGACCAGGCCGGGCACGTGCGCCGCCGCCCCGACCCGGACGACCGGCGGGCCGTCCTGGTCGAGGCCACCGTGGACAGCTGCGGGCTCCACGCCTCGGTGCGGGACGCCTGGTCCAGCCTGGAGGAGCACACGCTCGCGGGACTGGACCCGGCGGAGCGCACGGAGCTGGCCAGGCTCCTGGCCAAGGTCGAGGCGAACCTCTGCCAGGAGACCGAGGGGTGTCCCGGCCCGGAGTGA
- a CDS encoding DinB family protein, with amino-acid sequence MTPETESVLTALRDARRLLLITVRDITDTQVAERSTASELTLGGILNHLTQGERVWTHIMTDTSGRTPDGMWDMTQYLAPEGATVDSLRAAYAESARATDEAYAKADPDAEVRLPEAPWEPGVVHHWPVRRILLHLLQETAQHAGHADIIRESLDGASSTARR; translated from the coding sequence ATGACACCTGAGACCGAGAGCGTCCTGACCGCTCTGCGCGATGCGCGGCGACTCCTCCTCATCACCGTGCGGGACATCACCGACACGCAGGTCGCGGAGCGTTCCACCGCGAGCGAGCTGACGCTCGGAGGCATCCTCAACCACCTCACCCAGGGCGAGCGGGTCTGGACGCACATCATGACCGACACCAGCGGCCGGACCCCGGACGGGATGTGGGACATGACCCAGTACCTGGCACCTGAGGGCGCAACCGTCGACAGCCTGCGCGCCGCCTATGCCGAATCCGCGCGTGCCACGGACGAGGCGTACGCGAAGGCGGATCCGGACGCGGAGGTACGCCTGCCGGAGGCGCCCTGGGAGCCGGGCGTCGTGCACCACTGGCCGGTGCGCCGGATCCTGCTGCACCTCCTCCAGGAGACGGCCCAGCACGCCGGGCACGCGGACATCATCCGGGAGTCGCTCGACGGCGCGAGCAGCACGGCCCGCCGGTGA
- a CDS encoding carbohydrate ABC transporter permease yields the protein MSTQSLATGPRRFPLVPTAALLLGALYCLLPVLWVLVASTKSGSELFSTFTFLPGSGFSDNVADLTEYRDGVYWKWMANSAFYAGVGALLSTAVSAVSGYALAVYRFRGKETVFNILLAGVLMPPVILAVPQYLLLAKADMTDSYLSVLLPVILSPYGVYLARIYAAAAVPADVVEAGRMDGGGEWRIFRTIALPMMLPGLVTVFLFQFVAVWNNFLLPYIMLGDDEKFPVTLGLYTLLQQGATTPALYTLVITGALLAIIPLIALFLVIQRFWSLDLLSGAVKS from the coding sequence ATGAGTACGCAGTCCCTTGCCACCGGCCCCCGCCGTTTCCCGCTCGTCCCGACGGCCGCGCTGCTCCTCGGCGCCCTGTACTGCCTGCTGCCCGTCCTGTGGGTCCTGGTCGCCTCGACCAAGTCCGGCAGCGAGCTGTTCTCCACCTTCACCTTCCTGCCCGGCTCCGGCTTCTCCGACAACGTCGCCGACCTCACGGAGTACCGCGACGGCGTGTACTGGAAGTGGATGGCCAACTCCGCCTTCTACGCCGGGGTGGGCGCCCTGCTGTCCACGGCGGTGTCCGCGGTCTCCGGGTACGCGCTGGCCGTGTACCGCTTCCGCGGGAAGGAGACCGTCTTCAACATCCTGCTGGCCGGGGTGCTGATGCCGCCGGTGATCCTCGCCGTGCCGCAGTACCTGCTGCTCGCCAAGGCGGACATGACCGACTCGTACCTGTCGGTGCTGCTGCCGGTGATCCTCTCCCCGTACGGCGTCTACCTGGCCCGCATCTACGCCGCGGCGGCCGTGCCCGCCGATGTGGTCGAGGCCGGGCGCATGGACGGCGGCGGCGAGTGGCGGATCTTCCGGACCATCGCGCTGCCGATGATGCTGCCGGGACTGGTGACGGTGTTCCTGTTCCAGTTCGTGGCGGTCTGGAACAACTTCCTGCTCCCCTACATCATGCTCGGCGACGACGAGAAGTTCCCGGTGACCCTGGGTCTCTACACGCTGCTGCAGCAGGGCGCGACCACCCCCGCGCTCTACACCCTGGTCATCACCGGGGCGCTGCTGGCGATCATTCCGCTGATCGCCCTGTTCCTCGTGATCCAGCGGTTCTGGAGCCTCGACCTGCTCTCCGGCGCCGTAAAGTCCTGA